A genomic window from Luteolibacter sp. LG18 includes:
- a CDS encoding response regulator has protein sequence MDYLIFVTSLLLVAASCALVLLRRGGKGRGGMAVALGLVALALPGWLGLVDFAFGTGMPMPLVKWAAGTLMVVAFGVFQLIAPGLWESPRKWMLWVPPLILTTAAVVAGARDDARAWGLVPMAFGAIGGGWALASALGMARGTRWCMGVALGVVALVQLLPDAVDGALGIGAANAAVPKLWMDVALWTGLGAAAFVAWSVWCILVRRMGERSPRRSGLSFRLVAVAVGLSLAYGAVLSYWLGNLALDEKRTALLKTMRLGALGLDDAEIETLKGTAAEVTTDTFRSQHAQLGNLADALPQTRFVYLVGQRNGHIVFLVDAEDPASPDFSPPGMLYEYQPQKWREALEGKEHFGGPDADPWGVWFTAILPIKSPASGKIVAALGVDYPASQWLQPIAARRLAAMGVTLMVVFLLLALLAFALIASEKDGRVDQLSANLSDALAAADMDIWEWIVSEGTVVTGSRMAAAIGGHRPGNRIPFLRIWRSIHPAERYAVRQLFRQSRSGRDFHEVEIRLAISGGEYVWYSVRGRVVKSDARGHGRRLTGTILNIDSKHRARLEIEKQRRFASKVMEAVPVGVAAVDIEGVISYANSAFGGLASLLPGALVGKFIRELIPGFAELDPGGTEIPFAGEGCGSPVIVRASKTDLREAGEWIGSIVSLVDLTSVRRTEQELRSSREEAARLALVATSTDNTVVLADSQGRVEWVNESFSRASGYEREEVVGLPLAGLLQGRDSDPRTAAMMEERIAAGAGFECEIMNYAKGGRPFIAAIECQTLADASGHLAGFAAIGRDVTRSRRSARLLEAVAAVSTTLLSSVQIGEALWRPVLERLVRATGTGCGYLCQFIRPEGGGKVIRIAEWQASWNGLETPPVGTQKALLAEHDLAAWLELLSRGSEIEGVAASFPDSQRRVLEARGVHSIILLPVFAGGELWGVLGLDSYDPHRTWEDWEIALLKSAAANVGLRLAAEHESDVLRTTRDQARKAAAEADRANRAKTTFLATMSHEIRTPLNAVIGMASLLETTPLSSSQREQAETILHSSHFLLELINDILDYSRIESGKIELDHAPFVLMDICQGAFDVVKGSARDKMVEAVCEIDPALPPAFRGDGARLRQILVNLLGNAFKFTSKGHVTLAVRGRPAKDGAWNLDFEVSDSGIGIAPEAIERLFKPFTQEDSSTTRRFGGSGLGLAICKRLVDLMDGDISVSSTQGAGSTFHVSVILPVEREQVVSKSRVYRLPDGWRPRTLIVDDNDVNRRILREILARLGIFCTEAAGAGEAVERWNGAGPFEVAILDYHMPDANGSETVKRLRALPGAESCKFLLIGSENPYRPEVRELFDGVVSKPIWPASVESLLAGISGSGGLAPGAGPARPAAGLHGMKVLVAEDNRNNQKVLRMLLRQLGIDPDIVENGELAVQAARERPYDAILMDVQMPVMDGLEAARILSGDPPPGRLCIIALTANAFREDREAALEAGMDHYLSKPVTLDALQAALSSARYEGHPC, from the coding sequence ATGGACTATCTCATTTTCGTTACATCGCTGTTGCTGGTAGCAGCCTCGTGCGCGCTGGTGCTGTTGCGCCGCGGCGGCAAGGGGAGGGGGGGGATGGCAGTGGCGCTAGGGCTGGTGGCGCTTGCCTTGCCCGGGTGGCTGGGCCTCGTGGATTTCGCGTTCGGCACTGGTATGCCGATGCCGCTGGTGAAATGGGCGGCGGGCACGCTGATGGTGGTGGCCTTCGGGGTTTTCCAATTGATCGCTCCGGGACTCTGGGAGAGCCCAAGAAAATGGATGCTGTGGGTTCCGCCGTTGATTCTCACTACCGCCGCGGTGGTTGCGGGTGCTCGGGATGACGCGCGGGCATGGGGACTCGTGCCGATGGCATTCGGCGCGATCGGGGGAGGATGGGCTTTGGCCTCCGCACTGGGGATGGCCCGCGGCACCCGGTGGTGCATGGGCGTGGCGCTTGGGGTGGTGGCATTGGTCCAGTTACTTCCGGATGCGGTCGATGGCGCCCTTGGGATTGGTGCCGCGAACGCGGCGGTTCCGAAGCTTTGGATGGACGTTGCCCTCTGGACGGGTCTTGGTGCCGCGGCCTTCGTCGCGTGGAGCGTCTGGTGTATATTGGTGCGCCGGATGGGGGAGCGGTCACCGCGTCGTTCCGGCCTGAGTTTCCGGCTGGTGGCGGTGGCGGTGGGGCTGTCGCTGGCTTATGGTGCCGTTCTGTCCTATTGGCTGGGAAATCTGGCGCTGGACGAGAAGCGGACGGCATTGCTCAAGACCATGCGGCTGGGTGCTCTCGGTTTGGATGACGCCGAGATCGAGACGCTCAAGGGAACCGCTGCCGAGGTCACCACGGATACATTTCGCTCGCAGCATGCCCAGCTCGGGAATCTCGCGGATGCCCTGCCGCAAACGCGCTTTGTCTATTTGGTGGGGCAGCGGAATGGCCATATCGTGTTCCTGGTGGATGCCGAGGATCCCGCGTCCCCGGATTTTTCCCCTCCCGGCATGCTCTACGAATACCAGCCGCAGAAGTGGAGGGAGGCCTTGGAGGGAAAGGAGCACTTTGGCGGTCCGGATGCGGACCCATGGGGCGTTTGGTTCACCGCGATCCTGCCGATCAAGTCTCCGGCGAGTGGTAAGATCGTGGCGGCGCTGGGGGTGGACTATCCCGCCAGCCAGTGGCTCCAGCCGATCGCTGCCCGGCGTCTCGCGGCGATGGGCGTGACTCTGATGGTGGTCTTCCTCCTTCTGGCACTGCTGGCTTTTGCCCTGATCGCCTCCGAGAAGGACGGGCGGGTCGATCAGTTGTCCGCGAACCTCTCCGATGCGCTGGCGGCCGCGGACATGGACATCTGGGAATGGATCGTGAGCGAGGGGACCGTGGTGACGGGATCCCGGATGGCGGCGGCGATCGGAGGTCATCGACCGGGAAACCGGATTCCGTTCCTTCGGATCTGGCGCAGCATTCACCCGGCGGAGCGCTACGCCGTGCGTCAGTTGTTTCGCCAATCCCGCTCCGGGCGTGACTTCCATGAGGTGGAGATCCGTCTCGCGATCTCCGGCGGGGAGTATGTGTGGTATTCAGTACGGGGCCGGGTGGTGAAATCGGATGCGCGCGGGCATGGGCGGCGGCTGACCGGCACGATTCTGAACATCGACTCTAAGCATCGCGCCCGGCTCGAAATCGAGAAGCAGCGGCGTTTCGCTTCAAAGGTGATGGAGGCGGTGCCGGTCGGCGTTGCGGCAGTGGATATCGAGGGGGTCATCAGCTACGCGAATTCCGCGTTTGGGGGCTTGGCCAGTCTTTTGCCTGGAGCCTTGGTCGGTAAATTCATTCGGGAACTCATCCCCGGATTCGCGGAGTTGGACCCCGGTGGCACGGAGATCCCCTTTGCCGGAGAGGGATGTGGTTCCCCGGTGATTGTTCGGGCCTCCAAAACCGACCTGCGGGAGGCCGGGGAATGGATCGGCTCCATCGTGTCGCTGGTGGATCTGACTTCGGTTCGTCGGACCGAGCAGGAACTCAGGTCGAGTCGCGAGGAGGCGGCCCGGTTGGCGTTGGTGGCGACCTCCACCGACAACACCGTGGTCCTCGCGGATTCCCAAGGCCGGGTGGAGTGGGTGAATGAGAGCTTTTCCCGAGCCAGCGGCTACGAACGGGAGGAGGTGGTGGGACTTCCCCTGGCCGGTCTCCTTCAGGGGCGGGACTCGGATCCCCGGACTGCCGCCATGATGGAGGAGCGGATCGCTGCTGGAGCCGGGTTCGAGTGTGAAATCATGAACTACGCGAAGGGCGGGCGCCCCTTCATCGCGGCGATCGAGTGCCAGACGCTGGCGGATGCGTCCGGGCATTTGGCCGGTTTTGCTGCCATCGGGCGGGACGTCACGCGCTCCCGCCGCTCGGCCCGGTTGCTGGAGGCGGTGGCCGCGGTTTCGACCACCTTGCTGTCCTCGGTCCAAATCGGAGAGGCGCTCTGGAGGCCGGTATTGGAGCGTCTCGTGCGGGCCACCGGTACCGGCTGCGGCTACTTGTGCCAGTTCATTCGGCCGGAGGGCGGGGGCAAGGTGATCCGGATCGCGGAATGGCAGGCCAGCTGGAATGGTCTGGAAACGCCCCCGGTAGGCACCCAGAAGGCCCTGTTGGCGGAGCATGACCTCGCTGCCTGGCTGGAACTCCTGTCCCGCGGCTCGGAGATCGAGGGGGTGGCCGCCTCGTTCCCCGACTCCCAGCGCCGTGTGCTGGAAGCCCGTGGGGTTCATTCGATCATCCTCCTGCCCGTGTTCGCCGGCGGGGAGTTGTGGGGAGTGCTGGGGCTGGATTCCTACGATCCCCATCGTACGTGGGAGGACTGGGAAATCGCCCTCCTCAAGTCCGCGGCCGCGAACGTGGGGCTGCGCCTGGCCGCCGAACATGAATCGGACGTCCTGCGCACGACCCGTGACCAGGCGCGGAAGGCCGCCGCCGAGGCGGACCGCGCGAACCGGGCGAAAACCACTTTCCTCGCGACCATGAGCCATGAGATCCGGACTCCGCTGAACGCGGTGATCGGGATGGCATCCTTGCTGGAGACCACGCCGCTCTCGTCCTCCCAGCGGGAGCAGGCCGAGACGATCCTGCACTCCAGCCATTTCCTTCTGGAGCTGATCAATGACATTCTGGACTACTCGCGGATCGAGAGCGGGAAGATCGAACTCGATCACGCTCCCTTTGTCCTAATGGACATTTGCCAGGGAGCATTCGACGTAGTCAAGGGCAGCGCCAGGGACAAGATGGTGGAGGCCGTCTGTGAGATTGATCCCGCTCTTCCGCCCGCCTTCCGAGGGGATGGAGCCCGGTTGAGACAGATCCTGGTCAACCTGCTGGGCAATGCCTTCAAGTTCACCAGCAAGGGCCATGTGACCCTCGCGGTCCGGGGACGACCGGCGAAGGACGGTGCATGGAACCTGGATTTCGAGGTGTCGGACTCCGGCATCGGCATCGCTCCCGAGGCGATCGAACGGCTGTTCAAACCGTTCACGCAGGAAGACTCGTCCACCACCCGGCGCTTCGGAGGCTCCGGCCTCGGCCTGGCGATTTGCAAGCGGCTCGTCGATCTCATGGACGGGGATATCTCGGTGTCCAGCACCCAGGGGGCCGGCTCCACGTTTCATGTCTCGGTGATCCTCCCGGTCGAGCGCGAGCAGGTGGTTTCGAAGTCCCGCGTCTACAGACTGCCGGATGGTTGGCGACCGCGGACGTTGATCGTGGATGACAACGACGTGAACCGCCGGATACTGCGGGAGATCCTCGCCCGGCTCGGCATCTTCTGCACGGAGGCCGCGGGTGCCGGCGAGGCGGTGGAACGGTGGAATGGAGCGGGGCCCTTCGAGGTCGCCATCCTGGACTACCATATGCCGGATGCGAACGGGTCCGAGACGGTGAAACGGCTTCGCGCGCTGCCGGGTGCGGAGAGTTGCAAGTTCCTCCTGATCGGTTCGGAGAATCCGTATCGTCCCGAGGTCCGGGAGTTGTTCGATGGGGTCGTATCCAAGCCGATCTGGCCGGCCTCGGTCGAGTCACTGCTCGCGGGGATCTCCGGATCGGGCGGGCTGGCACCCGGGGCAGGGCCTGCCAGGCCTGCCGCCGGTCTCCATGGCATGAAGGTGCTGGTGGCCGAAGATAATCGAAACAACCAGAAGGTGCTCCGCATGTTGCTTCGCCAGCTCGGTATCGATCCGGACATCGTGGAGAACGGTGAATTGGCGGTTCAGGCGGCGAGGGAGCGCCCCTATGACGCCATCCTCATGGACGTGCAGATGCCGGTCATGGACGGCCTTGAGGCCGCGAGGATTCTCTCTGGGGATCCGCCACCGGGCCGGCTGTGCATCATCGCTCTCACGGCGAATGCTTTCCGCGAGGACCGCGAGGCCGCGCTCGAGGCGGGAATGGACCACTATCTGTCAAAACCAGTGACCCTTGATGCCTTGCAGGCCGCTCTCTCGTCGGCGAGGTATGAAGGACACCCTTGCTAA
- a CDS encoding DUF4114 domain-containing protein, which translates to MFAAVSPAVAESSEGGAIDSRSDASPVQSAARPYSLDIAEPVQLAGSDSRAADFQANVLPGFLKIMNERLTEARSAGDVSAMQLDPSKMTLKYDANVRAYFVGEGAGYRNTLGFSTAGSGVKGSDAELVFPDASSNSGYGGSGAAKRTSSAPLLAGDFVDLGTLSAGSNLDFFLIANGAAGGREVFSTQRSANRDGLVHSVSLAPDGSAFLLIGFEDLYGGGDRDYNDVVFAVEIGHANVASLAAPEPSLALGSMIAGASILCGYRRRWRVA; encoded by the coding sequence ATGTTTGCCGCTGTCTCCCCCGCAGTCGCCGAAAGCAGTGAGGGTGGAGCCATTGATTCCCGATCCGACGCCAGCCCGGTGCAGTCCGCGGCCCGTCCCTACAGCTTGGATATCGCCGAACCGGTGCAATTGGCCGGCTCGGACAGCCGCGCCGCGGATTTTCAGGCGAACGTCCTGCCCGGTTTCCTGAAGATCATGAACGAGCGCCTCACCGAGGCCCGTTCCGCCGGGGATGTATCCGCCATGCAATTGGACCCCTCCAAGATGACGCTCAAGTACGACGCCAACGTGAGGGCTTACTTCGTGGGTGAAGGCGCCGGATACCGCAATACCCTGGGATTTTCCACCGCCGGCAGCGGGGTGAAGGGCAGCGATGCCGAGCTGGTCTTTCCGGATGCCTCCAGCAATTCGGGATACGGCGGTTCGGGAGCTGCGAAGCGTACCTCCAGCGCGCCGCTGCTGGCCGGGGATTTCGTGGATCTCGGCACCCTCTCAGCGGGATCGAACCTGGATTTCTTTCTCATCGCGAACGGGGCTGCCGGTGGCCGCGAGGTCTTCTCGACCCAGCGGAGTGCGAATCGTGACGGCCTCGTGCACTCCGTGAGTCTCGCGCCGGATGGCTCGGCCTTCCTCCTGATCGGATTCGAGGACCTGTACGGAGGTGGTGACCGGGATTACAACGACGTGGTTTTCGCCGTGGAAATCGGGCACGCCAACGTGGCCAGCCTGGCCGCGCCGGAGCCCTCGCTGGCGCTCGGCAGCATGATCGCCGGAGCCTCGATTCTCTGCGGCTACCGCCGCCGCTGGCGGGTGGCCTGA
- a CDS encoding acyltransferase, which translates to MESKAFHIPSLDGIRTLAFLIVFFSHAGLERIVPGGFGVTIFFFLSGFLITTLLRREYHRTSSISLRGFYLRRITRIWPAFYTVLALSSAATLAGLLPGTLQPVPLLSQLLHLANYQLIFHGPEGMPAGSGVYWSLAVEEHFYLAFPLLYLLLMMKARVKPAAQAGIFLTGCLLVLAWRCHLVLGHHVDEHRTFYATDCRLDSLLFGCALAVYGNPILDPPLGSDRLWRGLLLPAGLAVLLFSLVYRHPQFRETFRYTLQGIALIPVFVAAIRFPKSLPFAIFNWKPVAASGALTYPLYLVHFTILVAVWKTVPGWHPAFQGTLAFTASVFVSWLIHRFIERPVAALRRPAKSPAPAGLETSRP; encoded by the coding sequence ATGGAATCCAAAGCCTTCCACATACCATCCCTCGACGGCATCCGGACCCTCGCCTTCCTGATCGTGTTTTTTTCCCACGCCGGGCTCGAACGGATCGTCCCGGGGGGATTCGGCGTGACCATTTTCTTTTTCCTCAGCGGCTTCCTGATCACCACCCTGCTCCGGCGCGAGTATCACCGGACCTCCTCCATCTCCCTGCGTGGATTCTACCTGCGCCGGATCACGCGGATCTGGCCAGCGTTCTACACCGTGCTCGCCCTCTCCTCCGCGGCCACGCTGGCAGGACTGCTGCCGGGCACCCTCCAGCCGGTTCCGCTCCTTTCCCAACTGCTGCATCTGGCGAACTACCAGCTGATCTTCCACGGACCGGAGGGAATGCCCGCAGGCAGCGGGGTTTACTGGTCGCTGGCGGTGGAGGAGCACTTCTATCTGGCGTTCCCGCTGCTCTATCTGCTGCTGATGATGAAGGCCCGGGTGAAGCCCGCGGCCCAAGCGGGTATTTTCCTAACCGGGTGCCTCCTCGTTCTCGCCTGGCGGTGCCATCTGGTGCTCGGCCACCACGTGGACGAGCACCGCACGTTCTACGCCACGGATTGCCGGCTGGACAGCCTGCTCTTCGGCTGCGCGCTGGCCGTGTATGGCAATCCGATCCTCGATCCCCCGCTGGGATCGGACCGTTTGTGGAGAGGCCTGCTGCTGCCGGCCGGACTGGCGGTGCTCCTGTTTTCGCTGGTCTACCGCCATCCGCAGTTCCGGGAAACCTTCCGCTATACCTTGCAGGGGATTGCCCTGATCCCGGTATTCGTGGCCGCCATCCGGTTTCCGAAAAGCCTGCCTTTCGCGATCTTCAACTGGAAGCCCGTGGCCGCGTCCGGAGCACTGACCTATCCGCTCTATCTCGTCCATTTCACGATCCTGGTGGCCGTGTGGAAGACGGTGCCTGGCTGGCACCCAGCGTTCCAGGGCACCTTGGCGTTCACCGCATCCGTGTTCGTGTCCTGGCTCATCCACCGCTTCATCGAACGACCGGTGGCGGCGCTCAGGCGGCCGGCGAAATCCCCGGCTCCAGCGGGACTGGAAACCTCCCGCCCCTGA
- a CDS encoding glycoside hydrolase family 9 protein, protein MKRGLFHPLFCFPALAVAISALCHGSDAFDAIDGLAGELPLPGLNAARLLAPDLIELGRINTQPQGGPPDSWNFIATNGTFTPPTGFEVRVAGVVQPANVLSFRRRPLYAPLAIRDLRIDNRLYISLSSPVPDGAVITLSTNGWEGAGMVSYEIPATLLRRSPAIHVNQEGYGTDAPKQARVGYFLGNAGELPVPATTFSLVDTADQTVFTGPLAARPDTGYLYTPAPYQQVKLADFSPFTAPGVYRVMVPGLGTSLPFRIGDGLLMNFTRTYATGLYQQRCGQAVDLPFSRHTHPACHTAPASVPVPQSSFANTWSFIAAGNNDYANNPRHTAPRLANQAAQLYPFVRTGPLDVSGGHHDAGDYSKYTINSAQLIHHLVFAADSLPDVGTLDNLGIPESSDGKSDLLQEAKVEADFLAKMQDDDGGFFFLVYPRDRKYESNILPQNGDPQVVWPKNTSATAAAVGALAEIGSSPLFRQQYPAEATLYLQKATAGWNFLLSAIATYGKDGSYQKITHYGDVFMHDDELAWAAAAMFAATGNTTCHTKLLAWYDPSSPATRRWGWWRLFEGYGCAARTYAFAVRSGRRTTAEMDPSYLAKCEAEITAAAADARDRASKCAYGSSFELESKRQRTAGWYFSSDRAFDLAAGQQISPQAGNAEAAMSNINYELGCNPVNISYLAGAGQRQQREIVHQYAQNDWRTLPPTGLPVGNIQTGFAYLGNYGYDLSNLTYPPDGAATAPYPYYDRWADTYNTTTEFVCPQLARALAGLSSWAAPTPAAGSAWSSAAASLVLPSGYLPVGQPLAVTLSCPGVDLSEARVTWESSDQEPWIGGSSWTFTPVAVGSHTIEAEAALPDGRRVRAAATFSTRAANGGTEFTSDANTLALYHFNGNYQDSSNSGYHLTPAGNTQRVSTNTGWMAAPCGEVVRFSGLGDALTATLPDSAVSPGSSTTPLTLEAWIYPRAYKAWSVGNYPVISLYQQWDSSLEVVDNKWNSPGVPLVRTGSATILSSAQWQGAVTPGTWQLLRITRDANSTYNCWINNVLVSTVTSPPNNTRTNAWTLTLGNIDADMDEVRVSNVVR, encoded by the coding sequence ATGAAGAGAGGATTGTTTCATCCGCTTTTCTGCTTCCCTGCGCTGGCGGTGGCCATCTCCGCGCTTTGCCATGGGTCGGATGCATTCGACGCCATTGACGGGCTGGCCGGGGAACTGCCACTGCCCGGTTTGAACGCGGCCCGGCTGCTGGCTCCCGATCTGATCGAGTTGGGCCGGATCAATACCCAGCCGCAAGGCGGGCCGCCGGACTCGTGGAATTTCATCGCCACGAACGGCACCTTCACCCCGCCCACGGGATTCGAAGTGCGGGTGGCAGGCGTCGTACAACCTGCCAACGTCCTTTCCTTCCGGCGGCGGCCGCTTTACGCCCCCTTGGCAATCCGCGACCTGCGGATCGACAACCGGCTCTACATCTCGCTCTCCTCCCCTGTTCCGGACGGAGCCGTGATCACTCTCAGCACCAATGGTTGGGAAGGTGCCGGAATGGTTTCCTATGAGATCCCCGCCACCCTTCTGCGGCGCAGCCCGGCGATCCATGTCAACCAGGAGGGATATGGCACGGATGCGCCCAAGCAGGCACGGGTCGGCTACTTCTTGGGAAACGCCGGGGAACTACCGGTCCCGGCAACGACGTTCTCGTTGGTCGACACGGCGGACCAAACGGTCTTCACCGGACCGCTGGCAGCGCGGCCGGACACAGGCTACCTCTACACGCCCGCCCCTTACCAGCAGGTGAAGCTCGCGGACTTTAGCCCGTTCACGGCACCAGGCGTTTACCGGGTGATGGTTCCCGGGCTGGGAACCTCGCTGCCCTTCCGCATCGGTGACGGGCTCCTGATGAACTTCACCCGGACCTATGCCACCGGCCTCTACCAGCAGCGCTGCGGTCAGGCGGTGGATCTGCCCTTCAGCCGTCACACCCACCCGGCCTGCCACACCGCGCCCGCCAGTGTTCCGGTCCCGCAGTCATCCTTCGCCAACACCTGGAGCTTCATCGCCGCCGGGAACAACGATTACGCGAACAATCCGCGCCACACCGCCCCGCGTCTGGCCAACCAGGCGGCCCAGCTCTACCCCTTCGTCCGCACCGGCCCCCTCGACGTTTCCGGAGGCCATCATGATGCCGGGGACTACAGCAAGTACACGATCAATTCCGCCCAGTTGATCCACCACCTCGTCTTCGCCGCGGACTCCCTGCCCGACGTGGGCACGCTGGACAACCTGGGAATCCCGGAAAGCAGCGATGGCAAAAGCGACCTCCTGCAGGAGGCGAAGGTGGAGGCCGATTTTCTGGCGAAAATGCAGGACGATGACGGCGGCTTCTTCTTCCTCGTCTATCCCCGGGACCGGAAATACGAGAGCAACATCCTCCCCCAGAACGGTGATCCACAGGTCGTATGGCCGAAAAACACCTCCGCCACGGCAGCAGCCGTGGGCGCGCTGGCCGAGATCGGCTCCTCGCCGCTGTTCCGCCAGCAGTATCCGGCGGAAGCCACCCTGTATCTCCAGAAGGCGACGGCGGGCTGGAATTTCCTGCTCAGCGCGATCGCCACCTATGGCAAGGATGGCAGCTACCAGAAGATCACCCACTACGGGGACGTGTTCATGCACGATGACGAGCTGGCATGGGCGGCGGCGGCGATGTTCGCGGCGACGGGCAATACCACCTGCCATACGAAGCTGCTGGCGTGGTACGATCCCTCCTCACCCGCCACCCGCCGCTGGGGGTGGTGGCGGTTGTTCGAGGGCTACGGCTGCGCCGCGCGGACCTACGCCTTCGCCGTCCGCTCGGGCCGCCGGACCACCGCGGAGATGGATCCCTCATACCTGGCGAAGTGCGAAGCGGAAATCACCGCCGCCGCCGCGGACGCCCGCGACCGGGCATCGAAGTGCGCATATGGAAGCTCCTTCGAGCTCGAGTCGAAACGCCAGCGCACCGCGGGCTGGTACTTCTCCAGCGACCGGGCATTCGACCTGGCCGCGGGCCAACAGATCAGCCCGCAGGCAGGGAATGCCGAGGCGGCGATGTCCAACATCAACTACGAGCTCGGTTGCAATCCGGTGAACATCTCCTACCTCGCCGGAGCGGGCCAGCGGCAGCAGCGCGAGATCGTCCACCAGTATGCCCAGAACGACTGGCGGACACTGCCGCCCACCGGCCTCCCGGTGGGCAATATCCAGACCGGTTTCGCTTACTTGGGAAACTACGGCTACGATCTCTCCAACCTCACCTACCCTCCGGATGGAGCCGCCACCGCCCCTTATCCCTACTATGACCGGTGGGCGGACACCTACAACACGACCACCGAGTTCGTCTGCCCCCAGTTGGCGCGCGCTCTGGCGGGCCTGTCCTCGTGGGCGGCCCCCACGCCTGCGGCCGGGTCCGCGTGGAGCAGCGCGGCGGCATCGCTGGTCCTGCCGTCCGGCTACCTGCCGGTGGGACAGCCGCTCGCCGTCACCCTTTCCTGCCCGGGCGTGGACTTGAGCGAGGCACGGGTGACTTGGGAGAGCAGCGATCAGGAGCCATGGATCGGTGGCTCCTCGTGGACCTTCACGCCGGTAGCCGTGGGCTCCCACACGATCGAGGCGGAAGCCGCCCTGCCCGATGGCCGCCGCGTCCGGGCGGCGGCCACCTTCTCCACCCGTGCGGCGAACGGCGGCACCGAATTCACGTCCGACGCGAACACGCTGGCACTCTATCATTTCAACGGAAACTACCAGGACTCCAGTAATTCCGGCTACCATCTCACCCCTGCAGGAAACACCCAGCGCGTCTCCACCAACACCGGCTGGATGGCCGCCCCGTGCGGCGAGGTCGTCCGCTTTTCCGGCCTGGGAGACGCCCTCACCGCCACGCTCCCGGACTCCGCCGTTTCCCCCGGCTCGTCCACCACGCCGCTGACGCTGGAGGCCTGGATCTACCCCCGCGCCTACAAGGCCTGGTCGGTGGGAAACTACCCGGTGATCTCCCTCTACCAGCAGTGGGACAGCAGCCTCGAGGTGGTGGACAACAAATGGAACAGCCCGGGTGTGCCGCTGGTCCGGACCGGTTCCGCCACGATCCTCTCCTCCGCCCAATGGCAGGGAGCGGTGACACCCGGCACCTGGCAGTTGCTCCGGATCACCCGCGACGCGAACTCGACCTACAACTGCTGGATCAACAACGTGCTGGTCTCGACCGTGACTTCCCCGCCGAACAACACGCGCACCAACGCCTGGACGCTGACGCTGGGCAACATCGACGCGGACATGGATGAAGTCCGCGTCAGCAACGTGGTGCGATGA